TTGGCATATCTTTCGGATAACTCCACATGTGGACCGCATGGTACGACTCTTACCAGCTTCCCATACCTGGATACGTACATGTCAGGCCCATGTGAAGTTTTTACTTTTGTAAAATTATATCCTTTAGGAAAGGTCATTGATTTAACCTCCACTTGTTATTATGTCTGGCATTCCATATTAATATTTTTTTACCTAATAATCGTTATGAATTATGGCTTCTGTGGATGAATCTGTTTTAGACTTATTTCAATTCAGGTATAATTATATTTTCACTTATATAAAATAAGTTTTAAATATCTTTCAATATAAAGGTCATTTTTATAACTCAGTTAACAGGCTTCATCATTTAAAATTAAATCACAATCATATCGGTGAAAAATAAACTGTATACAGATAAAAAAAGGTTCAAAGACGGTTATAGTTCACTGGTATTTTTCAATTATTTTAATGAGTTCTTCTTCGTCTCTGGCAAGGGCAACTATAGCCATCTCCAGCATCAAGTTAACTATCCCGTCCGAAAGCTCCCTGAAATCCGTCCTGAGCCCTATCACCGGCTTTCCTTTTGCATAGGCATAACCTGCCTCCCATGCTGTCCCGGCATCCACGTCTGCACCGTCAAGGACTGCAACAATAATGTCCGAGGCATCAATGCCTTCCACACATTTTAGAAATATGCATTCCTGGTTCTGTCTTTCGCGCTCCTGTGCCGCATCTTCTGCGTCTTCCTGGGGCAAAAAAACAGAAAAACCATTATTGAGCAACGTATCTCTTAATTTTCTGTTATATTCGAGTTCGGCATGCGTAAAGAGAGGGCCTGCAAGATAAACTAACTTTTTTTCGCTCAAATTCTTTCCTCCTGTTCCTCCGGAAGTCAGCACTCATAAGAATTTTATTGCAGGAAAAAAGGCTGATAAAGGTAAAATACTTTACCTTATTATTCGGTTTTCTCAGAGGCATTTGCTTGATTGAAGCTGGTATTATCTGACCGGAATATTCTGGAATATCCTTATATATCTGGAAATTTAAACTTTACTGTCTTAATATTAATTATATGACTTTTCTCTTCCCGGGGGATATGATGGTAAAGAAATTTTCAGCCTTAAAGGGCTCAGATGAAAAGGGTCTCGCTCCTGTTATCGGGACGGCAGTTACAATAGTCATCGTGTTTATTCTTGCAGGACTGGTTTCTTCAGTCTTTTTTGAGGAGTACGGCAATCCATCCAATAAGATATCACCAACAGCAAAACTGCAGATCTATTTTACCGGGGACGAGAGTTCCCTTGAGTTCAAACATGAAGGCGGAGATCAGCTTTTTTTCGACAGTCCTTCTATATCGGTTATTATGGACATTAACGGCAGCTCGTATCCGCTAAATGACTCCGAACTGGGAGCTCTCGAAACCGGAGAAAAAGGAGTTCTTGCGTTGAATAAAAGCGAATTGCTGCCTTCAATGGAGCTGAAGCCGGGAGAATGGGTTTCGGTAAAGGTAGTTGATTATGATAGTGGCGGCATTATCGCAGAAAATGATCTTGAAGTTAAAAGACAGATGCTTATAGAGCCGGAATGAGCCCGGATCAAAACAGATCTTATGAGCCATTATCTGCGTGCCAGCAACCCCCAGATCCTTCTCTCTTGTTTTTTTCGATAACAAGCTTAATTATCTTGTATTGACATTACACTGGCAGTGAATACCATGATCAAGGCAGGAATTATAGGAGCTTCCGGATATACAGGAGGAGAACTCCTGCGCTTACTTGTAAGCCACCCCGATGTCAGTCTTGAACTGGCGACCTCCCGGAGTCTTGCAGGAAAACCCGTAGCAAGCACTCACAGGCACCTCGAAGGCTTTCTGGACCTGAAGTACGAAAACCCCGGGCTTGAAGAAATCAGGGAGCGTTGTGACTTGGTTTTTTTGGCGGTGCCTCACGGGACCGGTATGAATTACGTCCCCGAACTGCTCGACGGTAGCACAAAGGTAATCGACCTCAGCGCGGACTACAGGCTTGATATTCCGGTATTTGAAAAAATTTATGGAATAAAACACAGCGACCCGAGGAATGCAGTGTACGGGCTTGTAGAACTTCACCCTGAAGCAGCCAGAGAATATTTTGTGGCAAATCCGGGCTGTTTCCCTACAGGAGCGATTCTCTCAGCAGCCCCGCTTGCAGCAGCCGGGCTGATAGATATCGCGGTATTCGACTCCAAAACAGGGATTTCAGGGGCAGGAATTTCTCCAACTGAAACCTCGCATTACCCGAATCTTGCAGAAAATATTGTCCCGTATAAACTTACAGCTCACAGGCACAGGGCTGAGATCGTACAGGAACTAACGAGGCTTGACGGAAATCTCCGAAACATCAGCTTCACTCCGCATGTAATCCCAACCATCAGAGGGATCTCTACAACTGCACACCTCTTTACAAAAGAGCCTCTTTCGACCGAAGATGTCAGGGGAATTTATGAGGAGTTTTACAGGGATAAGCCTTTTGTCCGGCTCCCGGGAGGAGTCCCGTCCCTTACTGCGGTCAGGGGTTCTAACTTCTGTGATATTGGCTTTGAAGCAGATAAAGAGAATAACAGGGTTGTTGTACTCTCGGCAATCGATAATCTTGTCAAAGGCGCATCCGGGCAGGCTATCCAGAACATGAACCTTATGTTCGGGCTGGTTGAGACCCGCGGTCTCTGGACGCCTGCCACAGCTCCATAAACGCAGAGCAGGCGAGAATATATAACTGGTGACGGATAAAAATAAAGAATGGAATTTATTTTGGGGTAGTCCGATGAAAGTAAAAGATGTCATGAATCCTGATGTTGTATTCTGCAAGCCTGAAAATACAGTTCGGGAAGCTGCAAAGATCCTTAAGGAAAACAACATCAGTGGAGCTCCTGTCCTTGAGGACGGAAAGCTTGTAGGGATAGTAAGTGAGGCTGACCTTCTTGAGCTGCTGGTGATCCCGGAAAAAGGAAACCTCTGGCTCCCGAGCCCTTTTGAAATAATAGAGGTGCCCATAAGGGAACTCCTGAGCTGGGAGGAAACCAAAAAGATGCTTTCTGATGTTGGTTCTACAAAGCTGGAAGAGATGATGACAAAGAGTGTGCACACAATCTCTTCCGAGGCATCCGTTGAAGAAGCCTCAGAACTTATGGTCAGGCACAGGATCAACAGGCTTCCTGTGATTGAAAATGGTTATGTTGTCGGAATTGTCACGCGCGGAGACATTATAGAAGGACTTGCAAAACTTTGAGTCTAAGGAGAGTTTTCATGAAGCAAATAGAGGGCGGAATTTGTGCAGTAAGGGGCGTATCTGCATACGGGATAAAACCCGGAAAAATGGGGATAGCTGTTATCCGTGCGGAAGGGCCTGCGGCAGGTGTTTTTACAAGGAATAAGGTAGTTGCGGCTCCTGTTACACTCAGCAGGGAACGGATTGAAACCGAACACAGGCTGTCTGCTGTGATTGCAAACAGTGGAAACGCCAATGCTTTTACTGGTGATGACGGTTTTCTGGACGCTATGGAAATGGCTTCTATGGTCGCTGAAAATCTAGGCCTGGACCCTGATAACGTTGCCGTTGCCTCGACAGGAGTAATCGGCAGGAGGCTTGACGTCTCCTTTATAAAGGAACACCTTCCTGAAGTCCTTGAAGGGCTGGGCAGTTCTCCCGAATGTAGCCGTGCAGCAGCAAAGGCTATCATGACCACGGACAGAGCCCTTAAAGAATCTGCTGTGGAACTTGACTGCGGGGTAAGGATAGGGGCAATTGCAAAAGGCTCCGGCATGATAGAACCGAATATGGGAACCATGCTCTGCTTTGCATATACTGATGCAAAGGTGCCTGCCGATGTCCTGGATGCGGCTCTGAAGATAGCTGTCGACAAAACCTTCAACATGGTTGTCGTGGACGGGGACACGAGCACGAATGATATGGTGCTTTTTACCTCCACCTGTAAGTCCGGAGTCAAGCCCTGCCTGGATTGCCTTGACGACTTTGAGGAAGGGCTTGTTTGTGTGTTTACCGACCTTGCAAAGAAAATGGCTAAAGACGGGGAAGGTGCGACCAAACTTATAGAAGCCAGAGTTACAGGGGCAAAAAAATACGAAGATGCCAGACTTGTTGCAAAAACCATTGTCCGCTCTCCTCTGGTGAAGTCTGCCATTTTCGGAAAAGACCCTAACTGGGGCAGGGTTGTAGCTGCAGCAGGGTATTCGGGTGCCGAGCTTGAGCAGGAAAGGCTCACTCTATCTTTCTCAGGAGGAGGAGAGGAGGTCGAACTTGTAAAAGCTGGGGAAATATCAACGGCTTCGGATCTTTCCCTCCTGAAGAAAATAATGGCAAATGATGAGATTATCATTAACCTTGACCTTGCAATGGGAGAAGAATCCGCAACTGCATGGGGCTGCGACCTGACTTACGATTATGTCAGGATCAATGCCGAATACACAACCTGAACCGAAAAAGAACGGTATTGTGTACGGGTATCGGGCACGGGTGTTGGGTGCACAGGGTAAACTCTGGAATATGCAGTTTTATGTGCCTGTTATGCCTGGATTTTATTTTTGATGCCTGCTATGGGTCTGGAAGCCGGCATCAGATCAGACTGGACTGCCCTCAGGCTCCCAATCTACACAATGTTAAATAAAATAACGTAGAATGGGAAATAGAGTAAAATACAGCAGATAACTCCTGTATTCAAAACCAGGGATTTATCCTGGTTTATTTATTTCATTATTCCAGAATAATATGTTTCTTGATTCTGGATACTTTATTTTATTCCCAGGGGGTTTACTGACGTGGACATGGAAGAATGGGAACAGCGCCATAATGAAGCATTTTACGATGCTAAAGAAGCCCTTCCTTATCTGGACGGGATGTTTGTAGCTTACAACAGCAATATTGATGCTATCAGGCACCTGGATGAAGAAGCCCTGACAAAGCTTATCGGGTTTTTCGATGAGGCTGAAATTCAGGAAAGGGTTGCGGTATACCCGAGAGAAATTGCCGATCCGTTGGATTTCATCGCCCGCCTGCTCATAGCTATGAGGGAAGGGAAAGCCGCAGAAGTGCCCACATATACCGAAGAAATCCATACGTGGCTGAAAGAACACCTTGGTTTCGACTATGCCAGAATGGGAGGCCAGGCAGGAATTATTTCAAACCTTCTTGCCCGGTTAGACCTGAAAAAGGTTGTGGCTTATATTCCCTGGCTTTCAGCAGAGCAGGCAGAATATTTTGAAGATAACGGCAACATCCTTCACCCTAAAGTAGAAAATGGAGAAGTCGTCCTCAAGACTCCTGCAGAGGCTTTCAATCCCGGGATGGGGTCAAAGGTCAACTGGATATTTGAGTTTTCCAAAGACCTCAAAGTGTCCTGCGCAGGGAGCACTTTCAAAGTGCCCAGGGACAACCGCCTGATTATCTCTTCCCGCCCCAAATGGATCCGCCTTGATATGGACAGAGCGATATATGACCAGCTTGAGACCATCTTTCCGGTTGACGGGGCAATGCTTTCCGGTTATCAGATGATAAAAGAAGAATATGAGGACGGGTCTACCTACAAAGATTATGTTGAGCATTCCGTAGAAGTCATTAATAAGCTGAAGTCATTGAACCCTGACCTCCGTATCCATGTGGAGCTCACTTCCATCCAGAACCGGGTTATAAGAAAGGCAATCCTTACAGAAATTGTTGCAAGGCATGTCCATTCTCTCGGGCTTGACACTGTAGAAGTTGCAAATGCTCTTAATGTACTCGGATATGAGGAGCTTTCATATTCCGTGATCCGGAAGGGAGAAAACGGGATTATGTCCCTTTACCAGGGGGCTGTCCAGTTAATGAAGGACCTTAAACTTGAAAGGGTACATGTTCACTCTCTTGGCTTCTATATATGCATCCTGGCAAAAGGCCACCCTCTAACCCTGAAAGAACACAGGGATGCCCTGCTCTTCTCCTCTGTCCTCGCAGCTTCCCGGGCCCTTCACGGAAAAATCGAAGACCTTAATGAAGCCGAAACCGGCCTGGACGTGCCTGTCTCAGCCCAGGGCCTGGAAGATCTGGAGACCTTCAAGCTTTACTGTACAGGAAGAAAGCTATGCAGCCCGGATGAATTTGAATACGGGTACATATACGGGTCAGATCATGACGCTATCCTCATACCATCCAAAGTGGTGGACAGGCCAAAAGCAACGGTAGGAATAGGAGATACCATTTCCGCAGGGGCTTTTGCAGCCATGCTTGCAAGGATGAAACAGATAAAATCAGGGAAATAAGTTATGTTATAAATTTCCAGAAATTTCTGAGAAGAGACTTTTCTGGAAATTATTTTCCGGATAGGTTTTCCAGGGTAGATTCTTATCTTCCACGCTTTATAACGGATTAAGTGATTCCCAGCATGGAAGCCTGAAAAAGGCTCCCTCTCCGTTTTAATTTACAGGAACAGGTCAGATGAAAATACTTTGTGGCTATAATGTAAATATAGACTCCGTATACAGGATAAACGGAGCTGAAATCTCGGAACTGCTGAAGTCGTTTGAAAAGGCTCAAATTCTTGAAAAAATGGAGAACCCTCCCGGGAAAATCCTTTCAGAGTCTGATTTCGTGGCAGGGCTAGTTTACTGTATGAAAAACGGTTGTGGAGCCGAATGGCTTGTTTTTGAACAGGGAGTCTTTGAGTTTTTGAAGAACCGGTATCTTGAAAAGTCCATTGTAAGAATGGGCGGAAATGCAGGGATTATGGCAAACGTCCTTTCCGAGATGGGGGCTTCGAGAGTCGTCCCGAATGTTGCTGTTCCTTCAGAAACCCAGCTCTCTTTATTCTCAAAAAAAGCAGTCTATTTTCCGGGCACTCCTCTTCAGGCAGATAAAGAGCCGGGAAAAGTAAACCCTGAAGACGAATCTATAAAAAATACTCAGGAATCTGAAGATGCGCGTAAATCTGAAGATGCACATAAATCTGAAGATGCACATAATGCACGGACAGGCAGCACAGGTACTTCCAGAACCCAGGACCCTATCCATTTCGTTTTTGATTTTTCAGAAGGCGAAACTTTTTCCCTTTATGGAAAAGAAATCCGGGTCCCCAGGGAAAACCGCTTTATTGCGACCTGCGACCACCTGAACTTCAGGCTCTTTACCAGCGCTGCTTTTGAGAATTATGCCCTGGACAATGCAGGAGAAATGGACGGGGCACTCATATCAGGCTTCCATCTCCTTCTTGATACCTATCCTGACGGCAGCACTTACGGAGAATATCTTGAAAATTCTTTTTCCAGGCTTAAAACCTGGAAATCAAAAAATGAAAATCTCAGGATTCATGTGGAACTGGGGCATTTCGCAAGCAGGGATATAGCAAACTCTGTATTTTTAAAATCTGCCGGAATTTCGGACAGCATCGGAATGAACGAAGACGAGCTTGCAATCTTTAATTACCTGCACGGAGTCCCTGCTGAAGGCCTTTTGCGTATGGAAGCCGAGTCCATAGGAAAGGCAGCCTGTAAACTTGCTTTTATGAACGGGCTTGAGAGACTCTTTATTCATACAAGGGAGTTTGTTCTGACTGTATCAGGGCCGGATTCCGGAAATTCTGACAGTTCAGGAATTTCAGAAAAATGGGATGAAAAAAAATGGAAAGACAGAGAAAGTCCAGCTCTGCTGAAGGAAGCCGGGAAAATAATCGAAGCCATGAGCTTCGGACAGAAGTGTGCAGGAGCATATGCCGCTTCAGGGAAGCTCGAAGGGCGGGAATTTATGGAAAAAGAGGCTTTGAAACTTCAGGAAAGCGAGATTGGAAGAAAGCAGTTGCAGCTTTTCCTGAAAGCCTTCGGAGGAGCTGCCTGTGGACGGGGAGCATATGCTTTAATGGAAGGCTGTATGCTCTGTATTCTCCCCACTCTTCTCTGCAAATCCCCGATAACTACGGTTGGGCTCGGGGACACGCTGACTGCGGGAACTTTTTTGAGGGGGCTTGAGCTGGATGTACAGACTTGATCCCGATTTTTTCAACCTTGATTATACCCTCGACTGCGGCCAGGTCTTCCGCTGGGAAAAGAATGGAGACTGGTGGACAGGGGTTGTAGGAAACAATGTTATCCGTCTTTCCCAGGAGGAAGACAGCCGGGAACTGCTAATTGACTCCAAACTCCCTCCCGAATTTTTCTCCCGTTATTTTCGCCTTGACGACGACCTCCCTTTAATTTACGAGAGCATCAACAGGGACCTTCTGATAGACAGGGCAATAAAAAGATATAAGGGCCTGCGCCTGATCCGTCAGGATCCCTGGGAATGCCTGATTTCTTACATGCTTGCCACGGCTTCGAGCATTCCGACAATTCAAAAAAGGATCTGTCTTCTGAGCCGGATCTTCGGACAGGAGCTCGAAGACGGATATTTCAGTTTTCCGGACCCTGAAACTCTTGCAAACGCTGATATGTCCATGCTTGACCTCTGTAAGCTGGGCTTCAGGGCAGACCGCATAAAAATGGCAGCAGAGGAAGTCTGCTCAGGGGAACTGGACTTTAACACCCTTTTCCGCCTTGAATACAAATACGCCAGAGAACGCCTTATGAGGCTCCGCGGCATAGGGGAAAAAGTTGCTGACTGCGTCCTCCTTTTCGCTTTTGAGAAAATGGAGTCTTTCCCTGTAGATACCCACATCAGGCAGATCATCCAGCATTACCATATCGATGACAGCTACTTCGAAACCTGCACAAACCTGAGCTGTATGGGAGACTGGGGACGGGAATATTTCGGACGCTACTGCGGGTATGCCCAGGAGTATCTTTATTATCAGAAAAGGGTTGAGGGGTTTGTGAGTCTTTATTGAATTCTCTTCACTAATTCCTTTTTAATGATTTTTGACTTTTAGATCCAAATAATTCAATTTGATTATAAATTGATACAGGAACTCAAGCCTGTATTTTCTTCTTTTATTCAGTTTGTATAATCATAATATGAATCAAAAACATTAATAATTTTTATAAAATATATGTTTAAATCAAATTATGCTGGCATATTCTGACGCAGGCAATAAGATAATCACTGAAATTAAAAAAATTATTATATGATTCCTTTGAAGACTTATGTTTATTGTCTTATGTTAATTGTTTTTCCCTTCGGTGGTGGTATTATTTCTAATTTAAAATTTGATCGAAAAGAGAGGTTATTTGATAAAAGAGAAAGGGACAATGATGGGAAAGAAAGATTATTTGAAAGAGATATTGATCGAAAAGAGAAGTTAGCCCAAACTTATATTACGGTTTATGGTTTGTTTATTGTTTTTGGTCAAATTGAGACTGATTCAAAGCCTGTGATTCGTGTTGCTTTTAGTTTTTTTATTTTTATGATATCATATTGTATATTAATCTCCAATCTTAGTTATTCGACTAATAATTCATCTACTAATAGTTTATTAATTACTACTGCCAATGTAGCTGCATTTTATTCATCTGGTTTATTTAGTTTTTCTTTTTTAATGTTTCTTTCTCAAGATTTTTATTTACCAATTTATAGAATTATAACGGATTATCAAACAGGGGTATTCATTCTGATATTATGGAGTTCTAGTTTTTTGTCATTACTATTTTCTAAACATAAACCTAAAATTATTCAATTATGGTTTATTATTGTCTTTATTGTCTTCTTCATAGATCAGACCAGAGATATGCTAGCAGATTTACATTCTTTGATGGTTTAATGAGAACTAATGGAAAGTACCTATCCTGTGTAAGAGTTCGGGGGGCAGCTCCCTGAGTACTCTTCTCTATGAAAAATCGAATATTGAGGAATGATTTGTACTTAATAGTAAATTTACACCCATTTCCTCAAAAAAACCCTGAAATCCTGATCTTTTAACCTGCAAATTTCCGCATTTTCAATAACCTCAAAGCCTTTATTCACGCTCTGATAAACCTGTTTTCCCAGGGAGCAGTTTAGAAGCTGTTCTTCAAGGAGCCCTTTTGCAGTTGTGTATTTTCGGTGGACTTCATAGACGTACTTCCCGTTTTCGATATATCCTCCAAAAACATTTTCAGCTCCTTCATACTTGTCTTTGAACTTCTCAGCATGTTCCCTGACCCATACCGGAGGACCAGTTCTCTTTTTCACGTTGGGGAGGGTGCCTGAGATAAGTTCGAGCATAACCACGGTTTGGGGTTTCCCTGACCAGACGCCGGTTTTGATCACTGAAAAATCGTATTCGCTGAGGAGGGAAGATGCAGCCTGTTCCATTTTATACAGTTGCGGATAGAGCACGTCGTCCACAACATCAGGCGTCTCGAAGACGATTGCAAGCTGTGAAGTTTTCCGGCTTTCCAGTTTTTCAAGAAACTCTTTATCCTCGATGGGCAGGGGAGATTCAGGGAAAAAGAATTTGATTTCCGGGCTTTTCAGAAACTCCCTGCAGTGGTCTATGAACATGCAGAATTTGTCAAGAGAGAGGGCTGCTGCAACATTCCGCTTCGGGTCTGTCGGGTCCACCATTACCAGGGGTTCGCTGTGCTCCAGTTCCGAGTGCTGCATAATATCTATTTTCTTGCCGGGCTTCCATGAAGAGGCTGCTTTTACGGTTTTTTCGAAAGAGCCGTAGTAAATGATAAGGAGTTCGGTCAGGTAGCCTGAAAATCCCTGTGTTTTCAGTTCCGAGCCGTAGACTCTGCCCCCGCGCATAAACTGCTTCATGAGCAGGACATCATCTTCCCTACCTTTTATGCGGGATTTTATGAATTCATTATGGAAAGGTGTCCTGTCGACTGCGGATTTTAGCTGGCATGCAGAACAGACCCGGAAGCAAGGGACAAGGTCCACATCAAAGCCTTTGTAAACAATATTCAGGTAAGGGTGTTCAGCATGGCGGTCTTCGGCATATTCCGCGTGTTTTGCAACTTCCCTGGCAATTCCCATTCCTCTTATTTCCAGGTCTTTTCTGGAAGTTTCTTCGGGAAAGCTGATAAAAACATCAATATCGTGAGTTCCTGAGAGCCAGGTGCCTCTTGCAGCAGAACCCACCATCTTCACAAAAATATCAGGCACGCAAAGTTTCTCTGCTGCTGCTTTTACTTCTGCGGCAAGCTCATCCTGAACAGCCATGAGTTCTTTCCTTTCGGCTTCCGTGGGTTTAATCTTTTCAAGGACGGCAAGCTTCAGGTCTTCTGAAATACTGGTATCTGTATCCATGCCGGGACGGCTCCATACGTTATTAATCGTTTATGACAGTAAATTATTGAATATGCAATTTATTCTCGAATCTGCAGTGATTCTTAATTTTATAATGATTCTTAACTGGTACTGACTTTCTGGTTACCTGCTGGTAAATTCAGTTAATTAGTTCGTGGTTTTACTGGACTTGTAATTTCAAAGGTCAGAAACCTTCTCTTTTAACTTATATTTTGTGGATCTTTATATAGAATATAGAATATAAAATTTTGAAATACTGGTTATTTCCCGGATTGTAAGGCTGGAAAATTTTCTTTCATCCGGGCATTTACACGTTTCTGTTCCTATGTCGCTGGATGCTCTTTGAGGAGTCCTGGGATAAGAATAGAGTGTGAACTTTAAATAAAATGAACTGCATTTCTATTCCCCGAATCCGGCAGTTTTGCTGGTTTGCCTTACCTTTAATTCAAGCTTAATTCAATTAATTTTATTTTAATTTCGGCTTGATTTCAGTTTAACTGCAGCTTATATCAAATTGCCTTACTTTAACTCCTATCTGCCACCTCATAAGTTTCCCATTCCCTATAAATCCGGTTGTGAAAAAATATGCTTGTCTGGCTTTACTGGATCATCACTCTAACAATTGCTACCTATGCATCCGTGTATATTATTAAAAAAATGCCTGAGAATGGATTTGCAGCCCTCACCGCTTTCTATGTAGTTTACCTCGCAGCTTCGCAGGTACTTGCTACACGCATTATCGTGTTTGACCTTGGCTTCTATTCCTTTTTCGCGCCCGCAGCGGTTTTCATTTATCCTTTTATTGCCCAGGTCGTGGATATGATTAACGAAGTCTACGGGGAGAAAAGGACGCATATATCCATCCTTATCGCTTTTGCTACCCAGGTACTTTTTGTACTCTTCATAGGCATGGTTACAAACCTCAGTCCTGCACCTTTCTTTGAACTTGAAGATGCCTGGAAGAGTCTCTTCGGGCTGAGTATCAGGATTACCATTGCAAGCTGGGTTTCTTTTCTGGTCTGCTCGAACCTTGATGCCTGGATCTTTGCATCCCTTAAAAAGCGTTTTTCGGAAAAAGAAAAGAACTTCAAGCATGACACCATGATAAACCCTTATATCTGGCTACGTTCAGGGGCTAGCGACTTTGTTAACCTTACTCTGGACTCTGTGATATTTGTCTTTATTGCTTATTATGGAGTTATGCCCGTGCTCCCTCTGATTATAGGACAGCTCATCAGCAAGAATGTTATAGGTTTTCTGGACAACCCCTGGTTTGTGTTCTACAAAAAATTACTTAATAAAAATACAAATGGTTAAACACACAGATTGTTGAAAATATACATTGTTGAAAAACTCAAATTGCTGAAAAATATAAATTACTGAAAATACATATTATTGAAAATATAAATTGTTGAAAAATATAACGGATTAAAATATACAACTCTTTAACACATAAGGATACTTGAAAAGTAATAATACTTGCTAAAAATTCAAATTCTTGAAAATAAGTTCTAAATTTAACAGCTAAAAATATAATATTTTTTTATATCTTCCTTTGTTTATTTTTAAGCTGTTATATCCCTTTATTTCTTTTTTAATCCTTTTTTAGATCTTATTTTTTTCAGTTTTTCGTTTTATACATTCAGGACAGCCCAAAAACTTTTATCTAATTACTTCAATACTTAGAACTGTATATAGTTGAATATTTCAATATGTTCAAAGTGATATGGGGTATCCGGATACGGGAAAAAATCCAGGGGAGTACTCAGGAACTTTTTTGTTTCTATTTCTCCCGGACTTCCTTACGGCCAAACCCCTGCTCCAATCCATTAAAAGGAGGTTTAACTTGGGGAATAAAAACTACTTAAAAATTCTATGCCTATTTTTAATGCTCGGATTGCTGTGCGAATCCGCAGCTGCACAGGTTTCGGGCTCATCAGGCAACCGCATATGGGATGCAAATTTAAGCCAGAACCTTACCTATACCTGGACGCCGCAGACATATTCGGGTTTTTACTATGACCTGGATACCGGGGAAGGCTCGGAAAATATGACTATCCAGCTTACAGAAGGCAGTCGGAGTGTCCAGAGAAACGGATTGCAGTATGAGACAAGGCCCATCGAAACAAACTTCGAATATGGGAACTGGGGCTCTTACCAGGTTATAGGATTTATGGCTGAACGGTATTTTGCTGGATATACTGAAAATTCTAATTTTGTGAATGACGATATAAGCGTAATCTCGGACGGTCAGCTTTCAAAAATATTGATTGACAGCGATGACAGGAAATCCCTCTACACAGGCTCTTCCCTCATACTTGAAGAAGGCTAT
This window of the Methanosarcina mazei S-6 genome carries:
- a CDS encoding DNA-3-methyladenine glycosylase family protein — encoded protein: MYRLDPDFFNLDYTLDCGQVFRWEKNGDWWTGVVGNNVIRLSQEEDSRELLIDSKLPPEFFSRYFRLDDDLPLIYESINRDLLIDRAIKRYKGLRLIRQDPWECLISYMLATASSIPTIQKRICLLSRIFGQELEDGYFSFPDPETLANADMSMLDLCKLGFRADRIKMAAEEVCSGELDFNTLFRLEYKYARERLMRLRGIGEKVADCVLLFAFEKMESFPVDTHIRQIIQHYHIDDSYFETCTNLSCMGDWGREYFGRYCGYAQEYLYYQKRVEGFVSLY
- the cca gene encoding CCA tRNA nucleotidyltransferase; protein product: MDTDTSISEDLKLAVLEKIKPTEAERKELMAVQDELAAEVKAAAEKLCVPDIFVKMVGSAARGTWLSGTHDIDVFISFPEETSRKDLEIRGMGIAREVAKHAEYAEDRHAEHPYLNIVYKGFDVDLVPCFRVCSACQLKSAVDRTPFHNEFIKSRIKGREDDVLLMKQFMRGGRVYGSELKTQGFSGYLTELLIIYYGSFEKTVKAASSWKPGKKIDIMQHSELEHSEPLVMVDPTDPKRNVAAALSLDKFCMFIDHCREFLKSPEIKFFFPESPLPIEDKEFLEKLESRKTSQLAIVFETPDVVDDVLYPQLYKMEQAASSLLSEYDFSVIKTGVWSGKPQTVVMLELISGTLPNVKKRTGPPVWVREHAEKFKDKYEGAENVFGGYIENGKYVYEVHRKYTTAKGLLEEQLLNCSLGKQVYQSVNKGFEVIENAEICRLKDQDFRVFLRKWV
- a CDS encoding queuosine precursor transporter, with amino-acid sequence MLVWLYWIITLTIATYASVYIIKKMPENGFAALTAFYVVYLAASQVLATRIIVFDLGFYSFFAPAAVFIYPFIAQVVDMINEVYGEKRTHISILIAFATQVLFVLFIGMVTNLSPAPFFELEDAWKSLFGLSIRITIASWVSFLVCSNLDAWIFASLKKRFSEKEKNFKHDTMINPYIWLRSGASDFVNLTLDSVIFVFIAYYGVMPVLPLIIGQLISKNVIGFLDNPWFVFYKKLLNKNTNG